Genomic DNA from Spartobacteria bacterium:
ATATTGCATAGCCGTTGCGACAATGAGCTGATCGGCAGGATCTTTATGAAACGTACCAGGCATTTGTGTTGAGGCAACGCAGATCTCCGGTGTCAAATCGACAATCTTTATTCCCGGATACGCCAACGCTGTATCCATCCATTCCTTCACTTCCATATTCAAATTTAGCCGATCTTTTTCAACCAGTTTTGCAATCTCCCAGCAAGACAAAATGCTAACAGCCAATCCATTACCTTCATTCTCCGCGATCTGCTCCCTCATTTTTTCGGGTAGCATCGGGGAATTGTGAACCCACCAAACCCAAATATGTGTATCAAGGATTATCACGTTCAACCTCCCATTCACCAACACTTACGGGTTCATAAGGTTGCTCA
This window encodes:
- a CDS encoding type II toxin-antitoxin system VapC family toxin, with the protein product MIILDTHIWVWWVHNSPMLPEKMREQIAENEGNGLAVSILSCWEIAKLVEKDRLNLNMEVKEWMDTALAYPGIKIVDLTPEICVASTQMPGTFHKDPADQLIVATAMQYGWILYTCDQKILDYPFVHTMGLHCNRTAPKENEI